The Dyadobacter sp. 676 DNA window ACGGTTCATGTCGTCGGAACAGTTGTCGAATGTGTACTCGGTATGGGCAAAGCCGTCTTCGTTGAGCAGCGGGGCGTAAATGGCATTGGTAGCAGCTACCACGTCGTCGCCGTTACGCCAGAATTGCTGGGACGTAACCTGGCCGTAAGGCGTGCTTTCGAGCAGATCGTCGTTACAACTGATTGCGGCTATCAGGAAGAGCCATCCGGCCATTACATATATCTTTTTCATGTCGGGTTGTCTTTTGAAAGATCTTTCGGTCTTGATTTTTAGTTAAAAGGACAGGGTGGCTCCGATGGTCCATGTGCGCGCCTGCGGATATTGCGCGTAATCCACGTTGAGCTGGCTGTAAAGACCTGCCGCTTTGGAACCCGCGTCGTTGCCGACATAACCCAGTTCAGGGTTCATACCGGAGTACCTGGTCAGCGTAAACACGTTCTGCCCTGTAACGTAAATCCGCGCCTGTGACAGTTTCACCTTTTCGAGTACCGTTTTCGGAATGGTATAACCTAGTGTAAAGTTTTTCAGGCGGAAGAAATCCCCTTTTTCCACGAACAGGTCGGAAGGCCGGAAATTGCGGTTCGGGTTATCGATACTCAAACGCGGCACGGTGTTGCTGGTACCGGCGCCGTTCCAGCGCTCATTCGCCTCGTTATAGAGATTAAACGAATAGCTAGCGTCGAGGCCCTGCATTCTGTCGGCATTAAAAATGGAAACGCCTCCCACCCCTACGAAGAACAGGTTCAGATCGAACCCTTTGTAGGCCAGTCCGGCATTCAGCCCATAGTTAATCTTCGGCTGCGGGCTTCCGATAATCGTCCGGTCTTTGTCGTCGACCACGCCATCGCCCGTCAAGTCGAGAAAACGCACGTCGCCGGGATGGATCTGTCCATTGGTTTTGCGGGAATCGTTAGCGATGTTTGGGTCCGAATCGATCTCTCCCTGGCTTTGGTATAAGCCATTTGTTTTATAGCCGTAAAAAGTGCCGTAGGGATGGTTCTCGTATGTGCGCACGATCTCCTGTTGCCCGCGGCCGTACAATTGAGATGCAAGGAAGCCACCCGGAGTAGCCAATTTGGTAATGCGGTTTTTGATCAAAGTCGCATTGCCGCTCACATTGAAGGTAAGATCGCCAAAGGAATGGCGGTACGACGCCTCGATTTCTACCCCCTTGTTACGCAGCTGGCCGATATTCTGATCGGGAATAACGGAGGTGCCGATCGTTCCGACGGACGGCGGCGCCAGCAGCATTTTCTTGGTGTCCTTGATAAAATAGTTGACCGAAAGGTACAATGCGTTCTTCCAAAGCCCGGCCTCCACACCGAAGTTGGTCATTTCGGCCGTTTCCCATCCGATTTGCAGGTTGGCCAGGCGGCTTTGTGCCGCTCCCGAAATCGGGTTCTGCGTACCGCCCGCACCTAGTGCGTACCGGTACGACGAGTTGATCAGTGCCAGGTACTGCAACGAATTCACATTCTGGTTGCCCAGCTGCCCCCAGCCGCCGGTAAGCTTGAAGTTGCTGAACACCGGCAATGTATTTTTGAAAAAATCTTCTTCCGACAGCCTCCATCCGAGCGAAAATGCGGGAAAGTAGCCCCAACGGTTGCCCGGCGCAAATTTGGACGAACCATCGGCGCGGAATGTTGCGGTGAGCAAGTAGCGGTCCATGAGCGAGTAATTGGCACGCCCGAACCAGGAAGCCAGCGCATCGTAGCTGCGGTTGCCGTCCTCCCCTGCCACGGACACGATCGTTCCGGCATACTGCAGGTAACGTAACGTAGGATCTTCGCTGGCGAAATCGCGCCCGCGCTGCCTGGACGAAATGCTGTTGAAGGTCTGGGACGTATAGCCGCCTACCAGGCTCAGGTTGTGTGTCCCGAACTTTTTGTCATAGGAAAGAAAATATTCCTGCAAAAAAAGACCAGTATTTACCGTGCGTCAGGTCGAGCTGGTTATAGGAGTTGGTCCGGAACTGATCGTTGATCTTAATCTCGAAATTGGTGCTTTCCGAAAATGTGGCGTCCATAGCCAGGTTTGCACGCAGTTTCAGGCCTTTGAGGAGTTCCAGCTCGCCTGTCAGGCTTCCGAGAAAACGGTTACGGATGTTGTTCTGATCCTGGGTATCGACTGTGAAAATAGGGTTGTTGATATCGCCAAACGCGCCGATCCCCTTCGTGGAGCTATACGAGCCATCGGCATTGCGGACCGGCAGGCCCGGATGGAAGCGGATCGCGCTCCAAAGCAGGCCCGTTTGTGAAGAAGTCGTGTTCGGGGCGGTATTATGGGTGTTGGTAAACTGCAAGTTTTGCCCGATTTTCAACCTCGAACCGATTTTGTGGTCCGAGTTGACGCGGAACGTGTACCTCTTGTAGTACGACTTCCCGATAATGCCTTTTTCATTATAATAACCTCCCGAAATCGAGAAGGAGGAATATTTTCCCCCGCCACGGATCGCCGCGTCGTAATTCTGCGTGACGCCCTGTTTCAGCAATGCCTCCTGCCAGTTGGTTCTCTGGGTCTGGTATTGCGCATCCTCCCAGATCGGAGGTACGGGCAAGCCGTCGTTTTTGTATGCTTCCTGTTTCAACCTGGCCAGGTCGGGCGCTTCCAGCATATCGAGGATCTTGATGCGGTTGCTTACGCCGACGTACCCATTGACCGTTGCCGTGATCGGATTATCGAATGTGCCGCGTTTCGTCGTAATGATCACCACCCCGTTGGCCGCACGTGTTCCGTAAATAGCCGATGCCGAGGCGTCTTTCAGGATTTCGATGGACTCAATGTCGTTTGGGTTCACATCGTTCATCGAGCCGGCCGGCACGCCGTCGATCACCACCAGCGGGTCGGCATTGTTGACCGTACCGAAGCCGCGGATCTGGATCGTGCCCGCGTCGCCGGGTGCCCCACCGTTACGGATCACATTCACCCCCGCCGCACGGCCCTGCAAGGCCTGCTGCGCACCACCCGACGGAAGATTTTGAAAGTCAGACCCTTTCACGGACGAAACCGCTCCGGTCACATCCTTTTTTTCCTGTGTGCCATATCCCACCACCACTACTTCTTTCAATGCGCTTACATCCGGCGCCATTGTAATATTGATCACCGAGCTGTTTCCCACCACGGCGTCCTGGCTTACATAGCCGATGAACGAGAACCGCAATGTGGCGCCATTATCGGGCACATTCAGCTGAAACTGGCCGTTCTGATCGGAAGTAGTCCCCTGCTGGCTGCCCACGATGAGGATATTCACCCCGGGCAATCCATCGCCTTTCTCGTCGACGACTTTTCCCGTCACCGTTCGGTCGGCGGGATTGCCTGCCGTCTCGGTGCGAAATGGGGCTGCGCTTTGCGGATCGCTCTTTTTCCTTAGCAGGATACGGGAATTTCCGACCACTTCATAGGAAACATTGAGGGGTGTGAGCAACTGATCGAGCACGCGGTTAAGGGAACCCTGCAGTTGTTTCGCCGCGACTGTACTTCTTCCCTGGATACTGCCGGAGCTGTATACGAACTTAACATCCGCCTGTTTCTCGATCTGCCGCAACACCTGCCTGATTTCCAGCGACTCCACTTTCAGGGAAATCTCCTTGTTGAGCAACTCCTGGCTATAAACGCCGTTCGCCATGGAGATCCCACAGCATATCAGGGCAAGCAAAAGTTGTTTAGCCGTAGTACTCATGACTTTGTAAACAACCCTTTTGTAGGGTATTTTTTTATGCATAATTTTAAAGGTTTTTGTGGACTGAACAACTCAAAAACAAACGGTATCCTTCTGCCAGGAAGGGTATTCAAGAGCCGGGCATGTTAGCGCATGGCCGGCATTTATTTAAACTCGCTTAATATTTCACCATCAGTCGCCGCATCCCTCGCCTGCAATGAACAGCGATGCACCGCGGCGTTCGTATTCCACATTCACGGCCTTGCAGATCAGGTCGAGCTGATCGAACATCGGCAGGTCGTTGAGATCGCCGGTAAAAAGGCAGTTCCGCAAAACGTCGCCTTCCAGCACGATATCGATGCCATAGGTTTTTTCCAGCAATGCCAGCACATCCACGGCCGGTGTTTCCGAAAACTCGAACGACGTCCGCGATTCGCCGGGCTTGACAGCCACCGGGTTATTGACGATCCCCAGCTCCATTTTCCGTGAGTCCTTGTCGAACACCACTTTCTGAT harbors:
- a CDS encoding SusC/RagA family TonB-linked outer membrane protein codes for the protein MHKKIPYKRVVYKVMSTTAKQLLLALICCGISMANGVYSQELLNKEISLKVESLEIRQVLRQIEKQADVKFVYSSGSIQGRSTVAAKQLQGSLNRVLDQLLTPLNVSYEVVGNSRILLRKKSDPQSAAPFRTETAGNPADRTVTGKVVDEKGDGLPGVNILIVGSQQGTTSDQNGQFQLNVPDNGATLRFSFIGYVSQDAVVGNSSVINITMAPDVSALKEVVVVGYGTQEKKDVTGAVSSVKGSDFQNLPSGGAQQALQGRAAGVNVIRNGGAPGDAGTIQIRGFGTVNNADPLVVIDGVPAGSMNDVNPNDIESIEILKDASASAIYGTRAANGVVIITTKRGTFDNPITATVNGYVGVSNRIKILDMLEAPDLARLKQEAYKNDGLPVPPIWEDAQYQTQRTNWQEALLKQGVTQNYDAAIRGGGKYSSFSISGGYYNEKGIIGKSYYKRYTFRVNSDHKIGSRLKIGQNLQFTNTHNTAPNTTSSQTGLLWSAIRFHPGLPVRNADGSYSSTKGIGAFGDINNPIFTVDTQDQNNIRNRFLGSLTGELELLKGLKLRANLAMDATFSESTNFEIKINDQFRTNSYNQLDLTHGKYWSFFAGIFSFL
- a CDS encoding SusC/RagA family TonB-linked outer membrane protein, which encodes MQEYFLSYDKKFGTHNLSLVGGYTSQTFNSISSRQRGRDFASEDPTLRYLQYAGTIVSVAGEDGNRSYDALASWFGRANYSLMDRYLLTATFRADGSSKFAPGNRWGYFPAFSLGWRLSEEDFFKNTLPVFSNFKLTGGWGQLGNQNVNSLQYLALINSSYRYALGAGGTQNPISGAAQSRLANLQIGWETAEMTNFGVEAGLWKNALYLSVNYFIKDTKKMLLAPPSVGTIGTSVIPDQNIGQLRNKGVEIEASYRHSFGDLTFNVSGNATLIKNRITKLATPGGFLASQLYGRGQQEIVRTYENHPYGTFYGYKTNGLYQSQGEIDSDPNIANDSRKTNGQIHPGDVRFLDLTGDGVVDDKDRTIIGSPQPKINYGLNAGLAYKGFDLNLFFVGVGGVSIFNADRMQGLDASYSFNLYNEANERWNGAGTSNTVPRLSIDNPNRNFRPSDLFVEKGDFFRLKNFTLGYTIPKTVLEKVKLSQARIYVTGQNVFTLTRYSGMNPELGYVGNDAGSKAAGLYSQLNVDYAQYPQARTWTIGATLSF